A window of Periplaneta americana isolate PAMFEO1 chromosome 7, P.americana_PAMFEO1_priV1, whole genome shotgun sequence contains these coding sequences:
- the Rab27 gene encoding ras-related protein Rab-27A translates to MDYDYLIKFLALGDSGVGKTSFLYQYTDGIFNSRFISTVGIDFREKRLVYRSQGRSQRVHLQLWDTAGQERYRSLTTAFYRDAMGFLLLFDLTNEQSFLEIRNWLDQLRTHAYCEDPDVVLCGNKCDLEDRRIISEQRVKEIAEKYGLPYMETSAATGHNVARAVDMLLDRVMKRMELAVDRAMLPGRRGRPKPGDEEADVTLNPPPSTCGSC, encoded by the exons GCTTCCTGTACCAGTATACGGACGGAATCTTCAACTCTCGATTCATCTCCACTGTGGGCATAGATTTCAGAGAAAAGAGACTT GTATACCGCTCACAAGGACGCAGTCAGCGGGTGCACCTGCAGTTATGGGACACTGCTGGGCAGGAGAG ATACCGTAGCCTAACCACCGCCTTCTACAGAGATGCAATGGGCTTCTTGCTACTCTTTGACTTGACTAACGAGCAGTCCTTCTTGGAAATAAGGAATTGGCTTGACCAATTGAGG ACACATGCATACTGCGAGGATCCTGATGTCGTGCTGTGTGGCAACAAGTGTGACCTAGAGGACAGACGGATCATCAGCGAGCAGCGTGTCAAGGAGATTGCTGAGAAATATGG GTTGCCATACATGGAAACCAGTGCTGCGACAGGCCACAATGTTGCACGGGCTGTTGACATGCTGCTAGACCGCGTCATGAAGCGCATGGAGTTGGCAGTTGACAGAGCCATGCTGCCTGGGAGGCGTGGACGACCCAAGCCCGGTGATGAGGAAGCAGACGTGACCCTCAACCCTCCACCATCGACTTGTGGCAGTTGCTGA